In Streptomyces sp. NBC_00683, the DNA window ACCGCGCGCGCTGTGCCCGCACATCGAATGGGCAGTGGCGGGCGTACTCGGTGTGCGGGTCCAGCTCGACTGGATCAGACAGCCGGCCGCCCCCGGTACCTGGCGGTCCGAATTCTCCTGGAAGGGCAGAGCCGGCACCGCGTCCCAGCTCGCCTCGGCCCTCCGTGGCTGGGACCTGCTGCGCTTCGAGGTGACGGCTGAGCCGTGCCCCACGGCGGAGGGCGAGCGCTACAGCTCCACGCCCGGCCTCGGCATCTTCCACGCGGTCACCGGCATGAACGGCGACATCCTGATCCCCGAGGACCGGTTGCGGGCGGCCCTGGCCCGGTCCGTGAGCGGCGAGAGCGACCTGGAGGCGGAGGTCGCCAAGCTCCTGGGCAAGCCCTGGGACGACGAGCTGGAGTCCTTCCGCCACGCCGGCGAGGGCGCGCCCGTCCGCTGGCTCCACCAGGTGGTGTGACCCGGCACCTCGGCCCGCCCTGACCCGGGACAGGCCGAGCTGAAACGTTTGTCCTCCGTGCCCCGCACGGCCCGGCGCAGCCCCGGGCACGGCCCGCGCAATGCAGGAGGCCCGCCTCCCGGACGGGAAGCGGGCCTCGCGGCAGTGACGGGTCAGACCGAGCGGAACGCCAGGACGACGTTGTGGCCGCCGAAGCCGAACGAGTTGTTGATCGCGGCGATCGAACCCTCCGGCAGTGCCCGCGGCTCACCGCGGACGATGTCGGCCTCGATCGCCTCGTCGAGGTTGTCGACGTTGATGGTCGGCGGTGCCAGCCGGTGGTGCAGCGCCAGGACCGTCGCCACGGTCTCGATGCCGCCCGCGCCACCCAGCAGGTGACCGGTCATCGACTTCGTCGCGGAGATCGCGACATGGTCCAGGTCGTCGCCCAGCACCGCACGCAGCGCCTTGATCTCCGCAATGTCACCCTGCGGCGTGGACGTGGCGTGCGCGTTCAGGTGCACGACCTCCGACGGCTTCAGGTCCGTGGCGTCCAGCAGGTTCTGCATCGCGGCGGCGATGCCCCGGCCGGTCGGCTCGGGCTGCGCGATGTGGTGGGCGTCCGCGGACAGGCCCTGCCCCAGGACCTCGCAGTAGACCCTCGCGCCGCGCGCGGCGGCGTGCTCCGCGGACTCCAGGATCACGACTCCCGCGCCCTCGCCGAGGACGAAGCCGTCACGGCCCGTGTCGTACGGGCGCGAGGCCTTCTCGGGCTCGTCGTTGCTCTTGGACATCGCCATCATGTTGGCGAACGCGGCGATCGGCAGCGGGTGGATCGCCGCCTCGGTGCCGCCGGCGACGACCACATCGGCACGGCCGGTGCGGATCATCTCGACGGCGTACCCGATGGCCTCGGCACCCGACGCGCAGGCGGAGACCGGGGTGTGGACACCGGCCTGGGCGTTGACCTCGAGGCCGACGTTGGCCGCCGGGCCGTTGGGCATGAGCATGGGAACGGTGTGCGGGGAGACGCGGCGTACGCCCTTCTCCTTCAGCACGTCGTACTGGTCGAGCAGGGTGATCACGCCGCCGATACCGGAGGCGATGACCGAGCCCAGACGCTCGGGCTGGATCTTCTCGTCCTCACCGGCCTTGCCGGTGAAGCCGGCGTCCGCCCAGGCCTCACGGGCCGCGATCAGCGCGAACTGCGCCGAGCGGTCCAGCTTGCGGGCGAGCGGGCGGGGCAGGACGTCGCCCGGGTCGACAGCCGCGAGGGCGGCGATCCGGACAGGCAGTTCGGCGAAACGTTCGCCCTCGAGGGGCTTGACGCCGGAACGACCGGCCATCAGACCTTCCCAGGTCGATGCGGAGTCGCCACCCAGCGGAGTGGTTGCGCCGATACCGGTGACGACCAC includes these proteins:
- a CDS encoding DUF3145 domain-containing protein, whose product is MTTRGVLYVHSAPRALCPHIEWAVAGVLGVRVQLDWIRQPAAPGTWRSEFSWKGRAGTASQLASALRGWDLLRFEVTAEPCPTAEGERYSSTPGLGIFHAVTGMNGDILIPEDRLRAALARSVSGESDLEAEVAKLLGKPWDDELESFRHAGEGAPVRWLHQVV
- the fabF gene encoding beta-ketoacyl-ACP synthase II, with product MSPTNRTVVVTGIGATTPLGGDSASTWEGLMAGRSGVKPLEGERFAELPVRIAALAAVDPGDVLPRPLARKLDRSAQFALIAAREAWADAGFTGKAGEDEKIQPERLGSVIASGIGGVITLLDQYDVLKEKGVRRVSPHTVPMLMPNGPAANVGLEVNAQAGVHTPVSACASGAEAIGYAVEMIRTGRADVVVAGGTEAAIHPLPIAAFANMMAMSKSNDEPEKASRPYDTGRDGFVLGEGAGVVILESAEHAAARGARVYCEVLGQGLSADAHHIAQPEPTGRGIAAAMQNLLDATDLKPSEVVHLNAHATSTPQGDIAEIKALRAVLGDDLDHVAISATKSMTGHLLGGAGGIETVATVLALHHRLAPPTINVDNLDEAIEADIVRGEPRALPEGSIAAINNSFGFGGHNVVLAFRSV